A stretch of DNA from Pseudodesulfovibrio sp. JC047:
CCGCTTTGTACGCCCATCATTTGGGAACCTATCTTGAGGATCTTAAACAGGCCATTGAATCCTTGTGCGACTATTTGCTTCAAAGTCCACGCCGTATAGCCCGTTTGGTCAAGGATGTTCATGCGGACCTGTGCGCAGAGCGGCGCAGGATCAATGCCTCGATCATTGCTTTGGCAATTTATGTTGAATTGAATAAAGGGCGTTTGTCGCGAGGCACTTTGGAAAGAGTTGCGTTGGGTTTTTTGGTTTATGACATTGGAATGTCACATTTATCACCCCTGATGTTAGGGAAATCTCAGCAGTTTTCGACATCGGAAAAACGGACCATGCGGGAACATCCGAACGCAGGTGTCGAGCTTTTGAAAAAATTGCATGTGACACAGGGCGAAGTTTTTGAACCGGTGATTCAGCATCACGAACGACTCAATGGAACAGGGTATCCCGGGAAATTGAAGGGCGAACGGATCGGCCAGTTGGGACGGATTGCGGCCGTTGCGGATTCGTATTGCGCCATGATCACGGAGTGCGCCTATAGGCCAAGTATTCCACCGATCAATGCCGCCGCTGATCTTGTCACCAACGAACGTAAATACGATCAGGTGATTTGTCGGACGCTTGTTCGTTTTTTACAAACCGTTCAAAAGTGAGTGGGGGACCATTTCGATTGCCTGATGGCGCGTGGTCGTTTTTTGATGTGCCCAAAAGAAAAGCGGTTTCACCTTTTCGATGAAACCGCTGAGTATCCTTGGTAGCGGGGGCAGGATTTGAACCTACGACCTTCGGGTTATGAGCCCGACGAGCTACCGTACTGCTCCACCCCGCGACACGTGAGAAAGACGTTCTAGGTTGATCAAGATCTTTTGTCAACACATTAAAAAGAAAAACGGTCACATCTGTTCGATGTAACCGTTTGATTTCTTTGGTAGCGGGGAAAGGATTTGAACCAATGACCTTCGGGTTATGAGCCCGACGAGCTACCATACTGCTCCACCCCGCGACACGTGAGAAAGACGTTCTAGGTTGATCGAGATTGTTTGTCAACATATAAAAATAAAAAATGGTTACACCGTTTGCCGATGTAACCATTTGATATCTTTGGTAGCGGGGAAAGGATTTGAACCAATGACCTTCGGGTTATGAGCCCGACGAGCTACCATACTGCTCCACCCCGCGACATGTGAGAAAGACGTTCTAGGAGTGTGCAGTGGTTTTGTCAACATCTATTCCTGCAAAATATGAAAAAAAGGGGAGGACAAGGCGAATCGGCCTTTTAATCATGAAAAACACAGCAAAAAGTTTACAACCGGCGGCGAATTCCGTACATCATCACCCTATGAACAATACAGAAAAATTTTCGGTTGTCCTGCCGGTTTTCAATGAGCAGGATAACTTGCAATCCCTTTTTGCGGAAATCCGGTCGGCAGCTGATGCGACTGGACGGCCCTGGGAAGCGGTTTTTGTTGATGATTGCAGTACAGACAACAGCCTTTCCATCATTCGTGGGTTGGCTGATGAATATTCCGAAGTCCGGTATGTGGCCTTTGCTGAGAATCGAGGGCAGTCCGCTGCGTTTTGCGCGGGATTTGATGCCGCTGAGTCTGATATCGTTGTGACCATGGACGCAGATCTCCAGAATGATCCCGCTGATATTCCCGACATGCTGGCTGTTTTTGGGAGCGAGTGTGAAATGGTCATCGGCTGGCGGGCCAAGCGGAAAGATACGTTTATCAAACGTATTTCCTCCAAGATCGCCAATGCGATTCGGGATGGACTCATGGATGACGGTGTGCACGACACCGGCTGTTCTCTCAAGGTTATGCGTACCGATTTGCTTCGCTCCTTGCCTCGGTTCAAGAATATGCATCGGTATTTCCCTATCCTTATGAAAATGCAGGGTGCGCGGATCAAGGAAGTGAAGGTCAACCATCGGGAACGGGCGACCGGAGTTTCTAAATATGGTACTCTGGACCGCGCAATGGCCGGAATTTACGATCTCATCGGCGTCAAGTGGCTTATCAATCGACATATTGAGTACACCGTCAAAGAGAAGAAGTAATCGATGCAACTGCCCGCCTATTGGTGGCTTTTGGCCCTCGTTGTTTTGGTACAGGGGGCTTTTTTCGTTTTTCTTTTATGGCGACGGATTCAGCGACGCGTTGTTTCCCCGTTTGGTCGTCCGAGCCTGATGGTATTGCTGGTGTCAGGCGTGGCTGGCTTGGTGTATGGTGTTGTACAGCGTGATCCCGTGTTCTGTCTTGGACAAGGGTGTGTGTTGATCCTTTTTTATCTGCTTCAACGGCAAGGTTATGACCAAAGAAATTCATAAAACAACGATGAAAAGCATGAAATCCTTGGCAAAAGGCCTCGTCATGCTGGCTGGACTCGGCGTGGCCGTGTATCTTTCCCGGGCCATCGGGTTGGGAGATATGCTGTCCAATACCCAGTGGTTCAACGAACATATCCTCGGGACAGGACCGCTTTCTATTGTGATTTTTCTCGGAGTCGGAGCCGCTTTTACTGCGGTGGGTCTCCCCCGACAGCTTGTTGGCTTTCTTGGGGGATTTGCTTTTGGCGTGATGACCGGGACACTGCTCGCGACGATTGGATCTGGCTTGGGATGTGCGATTGCCGCAGTGTACGCCCGGATGGGCGGACGAGAACTCGTGCAACGAAAGTTGGGGCATCGGACTGAAAAGGTGAACCGTTTCCTGCAACACGAGCCGTTCAATACCGCTTTGGCGATTCGACTTTTCCCTTTGGGCAGCAATCTGGTGACCAATCTGGCCGCCGGTATCAGTTCCATTCCGCTTATTCCCTTTATTCTGGGGTCCACTTTGGGCTATATCCCCCAAAATTTCATCTTTGCGTTGTTCGGAGCGGGAATGAATCGGGAATCCACCATGGGCGTGGCTGTGTCTGTGGGAATGAGTATTGTACTTTTCGTGGTGTCCGGATGGTTGGGAATTCGTGTGTACAATCGGTACCGGAAAGAAGCCAAGTCGTTGGTTGAATCCGATTCCTAACCAATGTGAGACTGAAAATATCGTCGGTGGATCGATTCCCAGACGAGCCAGACCAGACCGGCAACGACCACTCCTGTGAGCCAGCCAGCCATGACGTCGGTGGGGTAATGTTTTCCTAGATAGACCCGGGAATAGCCGACCACGAGCGGAAGCAAGAGTGGCCATTTTTTCAATGCTGGCCAGAGCAGCATGGCCAACAGCGCCAGGCTCATGGTATTGGCGCAATGGGCGGACGGGTACGATGTCCCTCGTTCCTTGGTCTGAATGAAATTGGCCGGGCGGGTCTGCCATGCGCCGTCTTCGACAAAGTTGGTACCGGCAATGGCATTGAGTGGCCGGACTCGTGAAACA
This window harbors:
- a CDS encoding VTT domain-containing protein, with amino-acid sequence MTKEIHKTTMKSMKSLAKGLVMLAGLGVAVYLSRAIGLGDMLSNTQWFNEHILGTGPLSIVIFLGVGAAFTAVGLPRQLVGFLGGFAFGVMTGTLLATIGSGLGCAIAAVYARMGGRELVQRKLGHRTEKVNRFLQHEPFNTALAIRLFPLGSNLVTNLAAGISSIPLIPFILGSTLGYIPQNFIFALFGAGMNRESTMGVAVSVGMSIVLFVVSGWLGIRVYNRYRKEAKSLVESDS
- a CDS encoding phosphatase PAP2 family protein, which gives rise to MFFSTLPFDLHLFLLINQQWRLEILDVLMPIFSSMAVLLILLGIAIVFALFKGGKKHGIYFIILFVAMGMADFSTKIIKADVSRVRPLNAIAGTNFVEDGAWQTRPANFIQTKERGTSYPSAHCANTMSLALLAMLLWPALKKWPLLLPLVVGYSRVYLGKHYPTDVMAGWLTGVVVAGLVWLVWESIHRRYFQSHIG
- a CDS encoding HD domain-containing phosphohydrolase gives rise to the protein MALKENVLGVMEVDCSEGISTEEYNQIDPEILDCFPYQEYPVNLFHWKEDIRVLSPVYVVGRSVDRHLRAKIRDLSKNGLLFFSRHQISQYSECLACNLETALNDPNLTWDEKAGLFICELDRRQAALYAHHLGTYLEDLKQAIESLCDYLLQSPRRIARLVKDVHADLCAERRRINASIIALAIYVELNKGRLSRGTLERVALGFLVYDIGMSHLSPLMLGKSQQFSTSEKRTMREHPNAGVELLKKLHVTQGEVFEPVIQHHERLNGTGYPGKLKGERIGQLGRIAAVADSYCAMITECAYRPSIPPINAAADLVTNERKYDQVICRTLVRFLQTVQK
- a CDS encoding glycosyltransferase family 2 protein gives rise to the protein MNNTEKFSVVLPVFNEQDNLQSLFAEIRSAADATGRPWEAVFVDDCSTDNSLSIIRGLADEYSEVRYVAFAENRGQSAAFCAGFDAAESDIVVTMDADLQNDPADIPDMLAVFGSECEMVIGWRAKRKDTFIKRISSKIANAIRDGLMDDGVHDTGCSLKVMRTDLLRSLPRFKNMHRYFPILMKMQGARIKEVKVNHRERATGVSKYGTLDRAMAGIYDLIGVKWLINRHIEYTVKEKK